A single region of the Biomaibacter acetigenes genome encodes:
- a CDS encoding NAD(P)/FAD-dependent oxidoreductase: MKKTAEIVVIGGGVIGTSIAYFLSKRGKKVVLVEREDLASGSSGACDIDIILQSKNPGIHLKLAMASAELYKSLSQELDFDIEYENTGGMILIEDEEQLKVMKEFVKKQKAIGLQVDLLDFKEASKLQKGLAPHLVGATYSPQDAHVNPMSLCIGFAQAAAKLGAEISLDTAIVDIKTAKGRVKSVVTNRGEIETETVVNAAGVFAPEICAMVGMSVPIKPRRGQIIVTEPVPKLVMGDVLCAKYIVAKYNPKLLEGSDDPETRLGVGLSLSQTRNGNILIGGCREFVGYNWSTTYEALTTILKHATRLVPALKEIHAIRSFAGLRPYTPDGLPLLGPVEGIEGFIMAAGHEGDGIALSPITGKIISDIILEGKTFIDIAPLSPGRFGNTEKIKAVS, from the coding sequence TTGAAAAAAACAGCGGAGATCGTAGTAATAGGCGGAGGCGTCATAGGCACCTCCATAGCCTATTTTCTTTCAAAAAGAGGCAAAAAAGTGGTGCTGGTAGAAAGAGAAGACCTGGCTTCGGGTTCCTCAGGCGCCTGTGACATAGACATAATTCTCCAGTCCAAAAACCCTGGCATTCACCTGAAGCTTGCCATGGCCAGCGCCGAGCTTTATAAAAGCCTGTCCCAGGAATTGGATTTTGACATTGAATACGAGAATACCGGTGGTATGATACTCATAGAAGATGAAGAGCAATTGAAGGTAATGAAAGAATTTGTGAAAAAACAGAAGGCCATAGGGCTTCAGGTTGATTTGCTGGATTTTAAGGAAGCTTCAAAACTTCAAAAGGGCCTTGCTCCTCATCTGGTAGGAGCAACATACAGTCCGCAGGATGCCCATGTAAATCCCATGAGTCTCTGTATTGGTTTTGCGCAGGCCGCCGCAAAGCTTGGAGCCGAAATATCCCTGGATACGGCCATAGTTGACATTAAAACAGCAAAAGGCAGGGTAAAATCTGTTGTGACAAACAGGGGAGAGATTGAGACGGAGACAGTTGTTAATGCTGCGGGCGTGTTTGCGCCGGAGATCTGCGCCATGGTTGGGATGAGCGTGCCCATAAAGCCCCGCCGTGGGCAGATAATAGTCACCGAACCGGTACCGAAGCTGGTTATGGGAGACGTGCTCTGTGCCAAATACATCGTAGCAAAATACAATCCAAAGCTGCTGGAGGGCTCCGATGATCCCGAAACCCGCCTCGGAGTTGGGTTATCTTTGAGCCAGACCAGAAACGGCAACATACTTATCGGCGGCTGCCGGGAGTTTGTGGGATACAACTGGAGTACCACCTATGAAGCCTTAACCACCATATTAAAACATGCTACAAGGCTGGTGCCGGCTTTAAAGGAAATCCATGCCATCAGGTCCTTTGCGGGCCTCCGGCCGTATACGCCGGACGGTTTGCCCCTTCTGGGCCCTGTGGAGGGTATAGAGGGCTTCATCATGGCAGCGGGTCATGAAGGTGATGGAATAGCCTTGTCGCCTATTACAGGCAAGATCATTTCCGATATAATATTGGAGGGCAAGACATTTATAGATATAGCACCTTTGAGCCCGGGAAGGTTCGGCAACACGGAGAAAATAAAGGCTGTATCATGA
- a CDS encoding (2Fe-2S)-binding protein, with amino-acid sequence MKEEYICRCEEITREEIEKAIADGATTLSGIKKRTRAGMGLCQGRTCRRLITQMLSKVKDPAEITPPTSRPPVRAIKIGEIVEGEDD; translated from the coding sequence ATGAAAGAAGAATATATTTGCCGGTGTGAGGAAATAACACGGGAAGAGATAGAAAAGGCCATCGCTGACGGAGCTACCACCCTTTCGGGGATAAAGAAGAGGACGAGGGCCGGCATGGGTCTCTGCCAGGGTAGGACCTGCCGACGGCTTATCACGCAAATGCTGTCTAAAGTGAAGGACCCGGCGGAGATAACACCGCCCACATCCAGACCTCCGGTAAGGGCTATTAAAATCGGGGAGATAGTGGAGGGAGAAGACGATTGA
- a CDS encoding aspartate/glutamate racemase family protein gives MIVKGGRTNYGEAIGILMLDTKFPRIPGDIGNALTFDFPVKYKKVKGATSQRVVREADPSLIAPFIEAARELEEEGVSAITTSCGFLAIFHEYLADAVSIPVFTSSLLQVPIVFRMLKKGQKVGIMTASKPHLTELHFKGAGIKDIPLVIYGMEEQEEFPAVFLDQKETLDIEKAESEMVQVATKMVSENPDVGAIVFECTNMPPFRKAVQQAVNLPVFDIVTLMNYVYDSVIACR, from the coding sequence GTGATAGTAAAAGGCGGCAGGACCAATTATGGGGAAGCCATAGGTATCCTCATGCTGGATACAAAGTTCCCCAGGATTCCCGGTGATATTGGAAACGCCCTCACTTTCGATTTTCCGGTAAAATATAAGAAAGTAAAAGGAGCCACATCTCAGAGGGTGGTCCGGGAGGCGGACCCATCACTCATAGCCCCCTTTATAGAGGCTGCAAGAGAACTGGAAGAGGAAGGAGTATCAGCCATCACTACCAGCTGCGGCTTTCTTGCCATATTCCACGAGTATCTGGCTGATGCTGTCAGCATCCCTGTATTTACATCCAGTCTCCTTCAGGTGCCCATCGTCTTTAGGATGCTGAAAAAAGGACAAAAAGTGGGTATCATGACCGCCAGCAAGCCCCACCTCACAGAACTTCACTTTAAAGGTGCAGGCATAAAGGATATACCTCTGGTCATATACGGCATGGAAGAACAGGAAGAATTTCCAGCAGTATTTTTGGATCAAAAAGAAACTCTAGATATAGAAAAGGCTGAGAGTGAAATGGTGCAAGTGGCGACGAAGATGGTTAGTGAAAATCCTGATGTGGGAGCCATAGTCTTTGAATGCACCAACATGCCCCCCTTCCGAAAGGCAGTCCAACAAGCGGTAAACCTTCCGGTGTTTGATATAGTGACACTGATGAATTATGTGTATGATTCGGTAATCGCCTGTAGATAA
- a CDS encoding 4Fe-4S binding protein yields the protein MTQKTGVLYQGYPSEQELSGAPGVPSDERIKKGPVAFIECVQEIPCNPCEEACPYGAITVGKPITNLPKLDEEKCIGCGTCIAACPGLAIFMLNGSKQKAEVSFPYEYYPLPQKGDVVDCVDREGKLVVKGTVLRVVKSPRYDATAVLTVEVPMKYIKIVRSIKRLGRS from the coding sequence ATGACCCAAAAAACCGGTGTGCTATACCAGGGATACCCTTCGGAGCAGGAACTTTCCGGAGCTCCGGGCGTTCCTTCCGATGAGCGCATCAAAAAGGGGCCTGTAGCCTTTATAGAGTGCGTTCAGGAGATTCCCTGCAATCCATGTGAGGAGGCATGCCCTTACGGAGCCATAACCGTTGGCAAGCCCATAACTAATCTGCCCAAACTGGATGAAGAAAAGTGCATCGGGTGCGGCACATGTATAGCCGCATGTCCCGGTCTTGCTATATTTATGCTGAATGGATCAAAGCAAAAGGCTGAAGTGAGCTTTCCGTACGAGTATTATCCGCTTCCTCAAAAGGGTGATGTGGTGGACTGTGTTGACCGGGAAGGCAAACTTGTGGTAAAGGGTACGGTGCTCCGGGTGGTAAAATCCCCCAGGTATGATGCCACGGCTGTACTAACGGTGGAAGTGCCCATGAAATATATAAAAATTGTTCGCAGCATAAAAAGGCTGGGGAGGTCCTGA